The Oscillatoria salina IIICB1 nucleotide sequence CTATGTAGACAATACGATCCACTGGTTCAGCAAAATGTTCAATCGCTCCGAAGACGATATCGAAGATCCTGGAGCGATCGAACCTAAAAATGTTAATTAATTAATGAGAAATGAGGTATGCAATCCTCATTTTTCATTCAATTTATGCCCCAGGCATATTACCAGTTGCACCGCGACTAGCGCCTCCTTTATCCTTATGATGCCATTGACCATCTTCACCTCGTTCGTAGCTATTTTTAACTGAATTCCAAGCTACT carries:
- a CDS encoding ChaB family protein, whose amino-acid sequence is MKENLPQGAQQIFMAAFNSASSDGMSEESAREVAWNSVKNSYERGEDGQWHHKDKGGASRGATGNMPGA